The Syngnathoides biaculeatus isolate LvHL_M chromosome 1, ASM1980259v1, whole genome shotgun sequence region TTCAGATGTTCCAGGGTTTCAGTGACACCAGTTTTCACATGTCATTTGGCATCGGCGCGTTCCCCTTTGGCTTCTTCACAACAGTCTTCAACGGCAATGACCCATTTCACAGACCAGGTAGTTGGAAAtaaattaattgttaaaaaacactaacgctagtgaggataagtggtatggaacataaatggatggataactctCTACCACCCTTTTACCATCCCCTCGATCCCCCACATCTTTCTAGACCAGTACGCAGGTGACGCCCAAGGCAACGGCGGTAATGTCAACAATGGGAATTACAATTGGCAAGACTCCCTCTTCCTGTTCGtggccattttctttttcttctggctGCTGAGCGTGTGACGAAGACTGCAAGCGGCCAGATGGAGGGGGTGGAGCGGGGTCCGCTGACTCGGAATCGCAGACTTAACCTGAGCCACATAGTCACTCGTCACGTTTCCAGTGAGGTACTAACTTGAGAGAGCGATTTGTTTGCAAAATTGTCACACCTTGCCCCACCAGCTTGCCTTTTGTTTATGCAAAAGAGTAAAAAGCAGCCATTTAATAGAGCCTCTCCACCCTCACTGAACATGCATCTCCAGATGGTCAAGAAAAGAGGGCGACAATAAACTTTAATGGGCTCACAGTAAGAATAATCAGTCTGCCTTTAGACGGTTAGAAGTGACAGTATTATGTGGTCAGGATGACCGGGCCTTACTCCAATGGCTATTTCTAGTGTCGTGACTTTAATTCGTCCTTCTCCCCCTTCTCCAAGCTGATACAGTGGGAGAGTTGTGGAAACATTGATGAGGAGGAAACCCAACGCCGGTGGTTACCATTGTTTTTCTGCCTCTAAAAGGCCAAAGAGTAGCAGTTTGGTTGTGAATAACAGGATTTGTGTGGATATGTTGAAACTCTTTGTCTTAAAAATGACTGCCAGTGCACTGTGACGTCCTTTGAACCtgtcctcatttttttaaatcatttattcTGCCTAGGTGGTACCAAAATAAGAGCAGAAGAATAGGGGAGTGCAAAATAGAGAAATCTCAAACCATATTGGGAGAATGATTTCACTTAATACTAGGCAGGTTCTCCATAGTTCAGCGAACTATTTTTTGTGATCGAAACTATAAACTATGTCGTGTATGCCAGAGTGAGTGATGAATTTGTATATAGAgatattgtaaatgtttttttggttttgttattttgaataCATTAGCAGTTATGGAGTGGATAACcaggatggttttttttttgtaaattttgccaACCAAGTTTAACACATCCGCTAAtgtaccattaaaaaaatgagaaaatggacTACATATTCAATTAATTCCCGATTTTCTTTAGGCTGTCAGGAGGTCTAATCTTAGGGCATAGTCTTATTTACTATGATGTTTATGTGACACCAAGCAAGACCAATTCAAGCATCCACCCCTTTTTGTGTCATTCAAATCTGACAATCAATGCGTCACCTAAATAATATGATGATGGTGTAAAGTTTTATTGTTCTCTGGGTCACTAAGTAGTAAACAAACCAACAATGACTGCTTTTACAAATTCAGTCTTGTAGCTTACGCATTTCATTGCATGAGCTGTGTTGGGTTTTATTCCTTATCCACTCTTGTGTACTTCCGATATCATGAGTTTGCCATTTTAGTGGTGTCTGTGGAGTGAAAATAGGTTATCCTGTTATAGTGCCTTCATTGTATTCCACCATGTAGCTTTAAGAATACAGCACTGATACTTGAGGTCAGTAGAAAAGCAATGCAgcctaaaatacaaaaatgtatttatcttcaaattttaaatacacaacatcaACAGCAATGACACAAATTACTGTCCTCAAAAGTATGCCATTTCACTGACTTCCACAATACAAATCTAGTGATTAGGGAGTATAAAATAATGGTATGATTCCAAACATAGCCATGGAGGTTTTTTTAAGGGTTTATGGTGAATGCAGATAACTGTTGAGAAACAAGAAAGACATTGaagaaatttgacttttttttaaattacaaatgaacaaaaatcagatCATCAGGCATATACACAAAACactatccccccaaaaaatcccatGCTAAGGAATTACGTTTAGAGCTCCTCTATGTAATATTTGCAACAATTAAAATATTCATAGGGGATAAGAGAAAAATGAGCCAACTCATGAACAAAAGATCCAGTCAATCAAGAAAATTCACATTAACAGGCTCAGTCCTTTCTCATATACATTACTGTAATGAGCATTcatcttttgaaaataattcaaatgtgcAAAATCAGCATTTTTGGAGGGGGTAAACATGGGAAAAGAACAGTCTGGAATACTTATTCCTGCAGAGGCTGTGCTTAGATCACTTTCTCTTTTTAGGGACTTTGTTGGATTTGTTTAGGATCTTCATGAGGTTTTTGGACATGTAGTACGGTTTCTCCTGTGAGCCGTTGTTGCGCTCTAAGTCCTCCACTGTGAACAGTTCATTGCATTGTTATCTTATCTACTCTTGAACTCAGTCGCGGTTCTCCGTTCAAATTGTTTAAATGTGACGAGAGATGCTTTGTCATTGAGTACTCACAGAAGCAGAGAAAAAGCGTGTCAACACACATGCTGTACACACTGAAGAATCCGTGAGCGATGAGGTAGCTTCCAAAAACCACCGTCTATGATAatcatttgaagaaaaacagcatCAAGACAAAATGACTCATGTTCGCATAGTTGGGTGAAAGATGCAGGCATACGGTAAAACTCACAATGATTGGCATCCAGTAGTAGTTGAGGGTCTCTGACTGTGCAGTGctgtgtggcagagaaattcGGCCAGAGAAGAAGTAGAAGGATAATACCCCTGCAAGAAAAAGCTCAATATCACAATTTTGCAAAATGTAGATAGATACTTTCAAAGATACGCTGCAAGCGTGGTTTAGTGGGAGCCAAGTGCAAACACACCAAACAATCTTGAGTAGGTGGAAATGACTTGAGTAAATGCGGCAAGTCAACTCCCAAGCTTGGATATGGAGCACTTAACGTCATAGTCAAGGTAGTGAAACTTTGGAGATGTCTATGTCTTGAAGAAGTCATGTGATGCAGGCCAGGAATGCTAATCCTTCACTGTTTTAAGCCACATTTCACAGAGACCGGGACAGGGAGACTCACTTTGTTCTTTGGAGAAGAATCCCAAATAGCCACAGACAGGTAAACAAACACGGTTAAGGTCAGAAGGCTGGGCAAAAAGCCACAGAAATATACATGATACAGCAAAGCTCGTCAGTGAATTCATGGGGTAGTTTTGCATGGTTAAGTTTTGAACCCACTGACAATGACTTGAGTCATCAACAAAGCCCTAAATAAGTGGGTGTGGCTTAACGTTATAGACAGACAGTGACGTTTCATTatcttttgaattcaaaatgtgCAATATAAATCCTGAAGGCTGTAAAATGATGTGATACATACCCACTCCACCTACTACAAGGAGCTTCCCAAATAACAGCAACAGGTCTGCCACTTTATCCAGAATGACAGTTCTGTAAAGCAGAGGTTGTGTAGATTTTTAGCTTTTTCCCCCCTGAAACTGGTTAATTCATGTATCTCTAAGTAATTTGGTTAAGATTAAttgtaaattacaaaatattttacttacacttttttttttctaaatttttcCATGACTAACCTGGCCcatctgtttgctttaaaaatcTAATCTTGCCTGTTGATCACAAAAGCAAGTACGAACCTTATAATGTTTCTCATGATCAGAAAGAAAGCATTTCTGGCTGAGGTACAGAAGTTTTTCCCATAAATTGCAATCTGTGGAGGAGCACACGTGTGACAAAAATACACGGTATATAATAAGATCAATAGATATTACATTGCACGCTGATGACACTGTTCCACACACTTGCTGAGCTTACCATAATATATGCGTTTCTGTTGAGGAACTTAAAGAACTTCTCGAGGCACCAGAAGCAGCACTTCATGCAGCATAGCAGAAAACGTGTGCAACGGTTCTGTGCCGCTGAATGGGGTTaagagacaaagaaaaaaacacaattgttgttgttctttaacTAACATGCTGTATTGTACTTAATATTGTAACTGTAACCTGTTGGGTGAGAGGCCTTACATCTGGTTTTGTGGTCTATGTACTCAAGGAGGACCCGCACTCCCTGCACAATGGTCAAGATCAAAGCCCCAAATGCCAATGAGCCAACATGGTACCTGCAATTATTTAGTGGGTTTTTAGTGCACGGTTGAGATCATTGGTAACAAGTATTGTCAGTATATAATGATAATATTTACACAGATCGAACCATCTAGTTGGTATAATATTTGTCTTTATAAATTATTGTCACAGAACAGATTGAGCCACGATTTAGCGGCCACCATATTGTTAGGGTCTTTGGCGCAGACTAGAGGACTGAGCCGAAACTGCAGTCACCTAATATTTTCTGCCtgtcaccccccgccccccaaatttttttctccaacattACAAGCACATTCACACTACAGAGCACAAATATCGACGTACCTTAGTGTGCGCACAAAGGCATCGTACAGGGGGAACATGGGGATATCATCTGGTTTGACAAAAGCCCAATAGTAGGCGGCAAAAGTGCCGGCCAGCGTGCACTGGCCCAGCGCGATGACAAAGTTGACACACCAGAGAAAGGCCAACACATTGTAGAGCTGAAGGTTGAAGAGGTTCCTCTGGAAGAGCCCCTCGTCGTTGTATTTGACAAAGATGCACGCAGCGGATGGGCAGGTTGGGTAATCAGTCGCATTGAAGatctgaggaggaggagcaggtaGAACAGTCAATAAATCCATTTTGAACACATATAGTTGTTGTCCAGTTAAACAGAAAGTGGACTCATTCAAAGCAATAAGACAGCAGCTTTACCACATTTTCATTTGCTTAATTTAAAGTAGTCACCAGACAGAGAAAAGACTGACTCACCTTCAAAAAGTATATAATTGTTTGTAGATtgcacaagatggtggcaaaacCCTACATGAAGTGCCTGAACTCATTTTTACAAAGTTCTTGGGCACCAAGGTGCCACAAGGAAACAACAAAGCAATACTTTTGTATAAGAAATAAGGCCcgaacacccaaaaaaataaaaattgactttttcacTTTGTGGACTTTGATGTCAGTTGTGGGGCAGCAGTTAGAAAATCTGCCTCAGTATAAAACTTGCTGGACTCAAATCTCATTCTAGGCACACTTGTACTTTTATGGTGAAAAGAAAATGCCAATTTGACAGCAGTCacattaaaatgcaaaatatacaaaatgaaagaaattaatATGATGATTTATCATGCGCACAAGGCTCACATACAGCCCATTCACCTGAGGGTCACAGTCCACAGTGCCATTGATGAGCTGACAATCATTCATACTGGAGTTCAGAGCGACCACTTTGTAGATGGCCTCTCCCGACGTGGCCAAATACCTGCATCGGATGGCTCAAGAGAAACGAACATTGCACATGCTGGTCCATATTTTAACAGTGTTCTGTATCTAACACATGCGCACGTGTGTATATAATGGAAGGATACAACGCAGTCGAACCCCAGTaggccacacaaaccaagaggaGAACAAATGTGAGCAGAGGATAAAACAGGGTGCTCATCATTTGACCAATGGCCCTGTGGAACAACTCATTTAATTAAGATGATGATAGCAGGTGACTAATGCACTGTTCAAGTCCAAAAATAGTGAATTGTATCACAGCACAACTCACTTGCTGGACTCTTGGATGAGTGCGATGGCGATTAAAATTCGAGTTCGCAGAAAGATGAGGACCAAGATCAGGATTGCTTCCACCACAGAGAGGATGATTACTGAGGAAGCAGCAGAAGGAGAAAGAATATCAGTGTTCAGGACAACTGAGCATTTGCACTATTATGGACAGTTATTTCATTCCTTGTAACGTGtttcaataattatttttttcatgatttagcCTGAAGATGCTCATTTTACcatgccgaaaaaaaaaaagtaaagaaattgCTTGATatggtgaatttaaaaaaatgaacacactgAATCCGTAATAGGTGAACTGCGATACAGTGTGGGTTTACTTGGCAGGACTAAGAAAGTATGTTCGCACATGGTAAATAATATAGTTGAGTAAACTCACAGAAGGCTAACCAGGTTTCTTGCACTTTCAGGTAAAAGCTGAAGTTAGTGGTGAATCCAATATCAGTAATGGAAGCAGACAGATTCTTGTAGTTAGCGTATTCCCAGTAGCAGTGCCAAATCCCTTAAAGTAAATCAAACAGACATAAAATATTGCATCACGCTGGGAATTGTTGGCTTTCAAgcataaataaaatgcaaaattgaGTTTATATTTACCGTATGCCCCGGTGCAGAGTACTGCGGCAATAAGAAACCATACCACGAACTGAGCAATGAATCTCAGCAGGAGAAGGAACAACATACTGAGCACCATTGATATTGCCAGACCACTgttatggaaaacaaaaagaaactatcaaggaaatacaaaaatccAATTGGTTACTGGAATCGAATAcggaatgtttttgtgttgttttggtaAACAGTTGTCAAGAGTGTGGCATCAACTAACACAAGGATCCAGGGCCATGATGATGCAAAATCTTCAAAGATCCTGACACCTATGTCCCTGGCATTGAAGCCGTTCAAAATGTCCCTGATAAAGACATAAACAGGCAGTCGTGTATACTCCAATTGCAAAAATTCATGAAACACATGCTGTGAggtattaaaataaatggagtgaagaaaaaaaacacaattgcaaGCAATTTAATTTTTGCTCATCATCAGAGAAATATCACGCTTTCCAGATTAATTTCTAGTTCTTGGTATAACTGCATTTTAAGTGACTTTTGTTTTCACTGCATCATTTTTGAAAACTGAACCACATGCTCAAGAAAAACTGCAGGCTATTGCGTTGAATTGCACATGTCTGAAGACTGTGAACATTTTGTAACACTTCTGAGTTGTGCACAACAGCAAGAATAACTACAACCATACACGCTACTCTAAAGATCGACACACTTACAAAGCAGCTGGCAATGTGCTGATGAGGAGGAGAAATAACAATCATTCAAGTGGATCTACTGGCATCATTTGGGCATTAAACAGTGATTATGTTGAGTTCACTTCTTTGTTTCTAaagcaacataacattttgCTATTAATTAATGTTCATTGGCTCTACCCAGTGCCGTTCTTCAGAAGGTCGATCGTCTCGCTGACAGATGGTGGCAAGCCAGAAATGTGGGAAAAATCCTCTGGCATATTCTCAAGTACTCTGAGATCAGGCAAACATCTTCCTATGACTACAAAGAGGAGAGATGATAACACGAGCGTTGTCATTTTTAGTCATGAATATGGAACCGTTAATGAatcaaaagggggaaaaaaaaataacccagtTGCGCCTCAGAAGTCAAACATGCTTTTTGGTCTCAAA contains the following coding sequences:
- the slc44a4 gene encoding choline transporter-like protein 4 isoform X3, giving the protein MGKKVETNPDSQYGEPVQYDPTFNGPIRKRGCTDIICCVLFFVVILGYIAVGILAWLYGDPRQVLYPKNSTGWFCGVGPNIDRPALLYFDIVKCATGFNVMATALNGLQCPTTQVCVKKCPTEFSAVGPLDYLPNVKPADVFNLSLCAPSIDPSKIDMTVKDIVDNELCPFYTIPTTSVIGRCLPDLRVLENMPEDFSHISGLPPSVSETIDLLKNGTGTLPAALDILNGFNARDIGVRIFEDFASSWPWILVGLAISMVLSMLFLLLLRFIAQFVVWFLIAAVLCTGAYGIWHCYWEYANYKNLSASITDIGFTTNFSFYLKVQETWLAFLIILSVVEAILILVLIFLRTRILIAIALIQESSKAIGQMMSTLFYPLLTFVLLLVCVAYWGSTALYLATSGEAIYKVVALNSSMNDCQLINGTVDCDPQIFNATDYPTCPSAACIFVKYNDEGLFQRNLFNLQLYNVLAFLWYHVGSLAFGALILTIVQGVRVLLEYIDHKTRSAQNRCTRFLLCCMKCCFWCLEKFFKFLNRNAYIMIAIYGKNFCTSARNAFFLIMRNIIRTVILDKVADLLLLFGKLLVVGGVGVLSFYFFSGRISLPHSTAQSETLNYYWMPIITVVFGSYLIAHGFFSVYSMCVDTLFLCFLEDLERNNGSQEKPYYMSKNLMKILNKSNKVPKKRK
- the slc44a4 gene encoding choline transporter-like protein 4 isoform X1 encodes the protein MGKKVETNPDSQYGEPVQYDPTFNGPIRKRGCTDIICCVLFFVVILGYIAVGILAWLYGDPRQVLYPKNSTGWFCGVGPNIDRPALLYFDIVKCATGFNVMATALNGLQCPTTQVCVKKCPTEFSAVGPLDYLPNVKPADVFNLSLCAPSIDPSKIDMTVKDIVDNELCPFYTIPTTSVIGRCLPDLRVLENMPEDFSHISGLPPSVSETIDLLKNGTGTLPAALDILNGFNARDIGVRIFEDFASSWPWILVGLAISMVLSMLFLLLLRFIAQFVVWFLIAAVLCTGAYGIWHCYWEYANYKNLSASITDIGFTTNFSFYLKVQETWLAFLIILSVVEAILILVLIFLRTRILIAIALIQESSKAIGQMMSTLFYPLLTFVLLLVCVAYWGSTALYLATSGEAIYKVVALNSSMNDCQLINGTVDCDPQIFNATDYPTCPSAACIFVKYNDEGLFQRNLFNLQLYNVLAFLWCVNFVIALGQCTLAGTFAAYYWAFVKPDDIPMFPLYDAFVRTLRYHVGSLAFGALILTIVQGVRVLLEYIDHKTRSAQNRCTRFLLCCMKCCFWCLEKFFKFLNRNAYIMIAIYGKNFCTSARNAFFLIMRNIIRTVILDKVADLLLLFGKLLVVGGVGVLSFYFFSGRISLPHSTAQSETLNYYWMPIITVVFGSYLIAHGFFSVYSMCVDTLFLCFLEDLERNNGSQEKPYYMSKNLMKILNKSNKVPKKRK
- the slc44a4 gene encoding choline transporter-like protein 4 isoform X2; this translates as MGKKVETNPDSQYGEPVQYDPTFNGPIRKRGCTDIICCVLFFVVILGYIAVGILAWLYGDPRQVLYPKNSTGWFCGVGPNIDRPALLYFDIVKCATGFNVMATALNGLQCPTTQVCVKKCPTEFSAVGPLDYLPNVKPADVFNLSLCAPSIDPSKIDMTVKDIVDNELCPFYTIPTTSVIGRCLPDLRVLENMPEDFSHISGLPPSVSETIDLLKNGTGDILNGFNARDIGVRIFEDFASSWPWILVGLAISMVLSMLFLLLLRFIAQFVVWFLIAAVLCTGAYGIWHCYWEYANYKNLSASITDIGFTTNFSFYLKVQETWLAFLIILSVVEAILILVLIFLRTRILIAIALIQESSKAIGQMMSTLFYPLLTFVLLLVCVAYWGSTALYLATSGEAIYKVVALNSSMNDCQLINGTVDCDPQIFNATDYPTCPSAACIFVKYNDEGLFQRNLFNLQLYNVLAFLWCVNFVIALGQCTLAGTFAAYYWAFVKPDDIPMFPLYDAFVRTLRYHVGSLAFGALILTIVQGVRVLLEYIDHKTRSAQNRCTRFLLCCMKCCFWCLEKFFKFLNRNAYIMIAIYGKNFCTSARNAFFLIMRNIIRTVILDKVADLLLLFGKLLVVGGVGVLSFYFFSGRISLPHSTAQSETLNYYWMPIITVVFGSYLIAHGFFSVYSMCVDTLFLCFLEDLERNNGSQEKPYYMSKNLMKILNKSNKVPKKRK